The following DNA comes from Myxococcales bacterium.
TGCGGGCGTCACGTATCGAAACACGTATCGAAACACCCGGGGGATGCGGATTTGAGCGCCGAGGTGGGCCTCGGCCATGCCCCTATCGACCCCCATGACCCATGAGAAGATCACGGCTTGCACCCCCGCCATCACGAAGATCAGGAACGTTCCCACCCAAAAATCCATGGTGTCGAGGGCCTTCAAATCTTTGCTGTAGTAGATGACCCACAAGGATCCGGTGAACACGAGCAGGCCCAGCCACAAGACAGCCCGGGGCCGTGGCATGCCCAAGGCCTCGTGCAAAAACGCGATCGCGGGCTGCAACATCGATAGAGAGCTGGTGATCGCAGCCAGAAAGAGCATGAAGAACCAAACGGCACCGGTGACACGTCCTGCGGCGCCCATGTGCTCGAAGACGACGGGCAAGGTGTTGAAGCCGATCCCGAAGGAGCTTCCCGTTGCGCCGCTGGCTCCCAGGAAGATGAAGGCTGCCGTGATCGTAATCAGACCGCCGAACCCCACCTCGAACACCTCGTTCGTAGCCGCAGCCGTGAGGCCTGACAGGATGACGTCGTCTTCCTTACGAAGGTACGATGCGTAATTGATGATGACGCCGAAGCCAACTGACAGTGAAAAGAAGATTTGTCCTGCAGCGGCAAGCCAGGTATCGAAGAGACGTAGCTTCGAGAAGTCCGGGTTCCACATGAATCCTAGCCCCGCCACCACGTTCCGCTCGGGATGCAGGGGATCGGGTGTTCCGAGGGTCAGGACCCGCACGAGCACGATAACGGCTGCGACAGCCATCACGGGCATTGCCAAGCGGCAGAACAGCTCGATGCCTTTCGACAGGCCTCGCCATACGAAAACCAAGTTCACGAGGAGCGTGATGAGCCAGAACACCACGCTTCCATGCAGGGTCCCGTCCTTTCGCAGGAGCCCGTCGTCGTCCGCGCCCGTGATGCGCGTGAAAAAAGCTCGCGAATTGTCGATGTAGTGAACGGGATCGCTGCCAAGATCGATGGCGCCGCGCGCGTAGTCGACGAAGTAGCGCAGGCACCACGATTCGATGAGCACGTAGTACATGGCGATGACCACAGGAATGAGCACGCCCAAAACGCCCAGGTAGCGCGCCACCCGACCCCGGCCTGCGACCCCCAAAATTCCTGGCGCCGAGTGAAATCCCTTACGCCCTCCGTAGCGAGCCAAGGTCCACTCCATCCACCCGATGGGAATACCCACAAGCACCAGGGCGAGGAAATACGGCACCATGAACGCGCCCCCCCCGTTTTGCACGGCTTGCCCGGGAAAGCGGAGGAAATTGCCGAGGCCCACGGCCGAACCGGCCACCGCGAGAATCACACCCAGGCGCGAGCCCCACCCCTCCTTGGCATCAGAAGCGGGGCGCGCAGGTTTTGATGGTGACATTGGTGCGCGCGATACTAACGTCCCCCTCTGGGCACGGCCACACATTCCCCGGTCGTGCCGCGACGGGGCCCGTCGTCACACGCCTGCCTCAGCGCCGCGCAGATCCGCGCCGCCCACGGAGAGGCTTGCGAGGCTTCGCGCGCGCTTTCGCGGACAGGGTCGCAAGCCCTTTGGGCGGCACCACCAGATCGAAACGCGTACGCAACACGTGACCGGGCTCACCTGCAAGCCGCCACGTCCGCATGCGTTCCGTCACACAGGTGGCCGCTTCGCGCTCGATCGGCTTCGCCGAGACGAACCCCGCAGAGCCTACCGCCCCGGAAGGCTCGATGTAGAGCACGGTCTCGACGGGCGCGGCCGACAACGGAACACAGGGACGAAGGGTCGCTAAGGCGTCCGCGATCTGGGGCAAGGTGGACGTGTTCGGCCACTCCGTCACGGCGATCTCCCGGGTCGATCTGAATTGCAGAGGGTATTCGAGATCTGTGGGCTTACCGCCCTGGGGTGCGGGGAAGGCGATGGCCCGGGCCTCATCGGCCAAACAGCTCTCGATCGCATAGTTGCCGAGAGAATTCTCGACGATGTGCACGTCGGACACGCTGCCATCGCCCGCGACGAAGATCCGCAACAGCACCTGGCCCTCTACATAGCGCTGGGCGTTCCCCGCACGTCCGTAACAGGCCGTGAAGGCAGGCACGTGTTGCTCGAGAACGTCCTCCACGTCGGTCGTTTCGAGAACCCCCTTCTCCTGCGCGATACTGACCTCGTCGCCAGAGGGCTCATCGGCGTCCCCCACGGGACGCGAGCCGGGGCGGTACGGCGTCCCCCCTCCCGGGTCACTCTGCGTTGAATCAGAGTCCGGTTGTCGTTCGTATTTGCTCGACGATCCGCAGCCCACTGACGCGAGCAGGCCAACGGTCGCACAGGCTCCCAGGAAACAGCTTCGGTACGCCATGCGGAACACGGAGTTTATCCACGCGACGGGCCCGAGAGCAATCCGCAAACCGGAGGAAAGGGGAGGCATGGTCCAAATGGGCCATTGCCATGCCCTGCGGGGCGGTCACCCGAAGCGGTGACTTGCCCGCTCGCTTTCAGTAGGCGGGCCGGAACACGAACTCGTTCTGCACCTCACCCTCCTGATCGACCTCGGGAAACTCGAACTCCTCAATCTTCTTCACGAGGCACTGATCCACCTCGGGGCTGTTGAGGGAGCTCTTGAGGATGCGCACGCCCGCAGGAGCATTCGGGGCCAAACGGATCAAGACGGTGACGTTGCCCTGAAAGCTTCGGTCCTGCCGCTGGTTCAGCTCGTCCTGGTAGCATTTGAGCACGGTGGGTTCACGCTGCTGGAGCACGAGCCGGACGTCCGCCTGTTTGTCGGCCGGAAGGCCCCCTTGCTGCGGCTGCTGCGGGTCGTTCCTGACCAGCCGGTACGTGGGCTCTTCGGAAGGCGGAGGGGTGCTCGCACATGCGCCGAGCGTCAAGGCCAGGGACGCCCCGGCGACGAACGACGACAGCCCGCCCCCGAGAACCGGCCAACGTCGCAGAACAACCTCAAGAACTTGGCCCGAACGTGCGTGCATCCAGATCGCCTCCGCCTTGGGTCTTAACCCCAATCGCCAGGCGATACAAGCGGGGCGCACCTCAATCCTTGAGCAACGCGGCGGCGATCACAAGCCGCTGGATCTCACTCGTCCCCTCGTAGATCTCCGTGATTTTGGCGTCGCGGAAATGGCGTTCGACGGGATAGTCCGTGAGATAGCCGTAGCCACCGAACACCTGCACGGCTTCCTTGGCCACCCGGTTTGCCACCTCGGATGCGAAGACCTTCGCCATCGCCGCCTCTTTGCTGAAGCGTGCCCCCTCGTCCTTCGTCACGGCCGCCCGCCACAACAACATGCGCGCCGCATCGATTTCGGTGGACATGTCGGCAAGTTTGAACTGAATGGCCTGGTGCTCGGCAATGGGTTTGCCAAAGGTCTTGCGCTCGACCGCGTAGCGGGTTGCGGCCTCGAACGCGGCCTGCGCAATGCCCACGGCTTGCGCGGCGATCCCGATGCGACCGCCGTCGAGCGTGGTCATCGCGATCTTGAAGCCCTCGCCTTCGGCGCCCACGAGCGCGTCGGCGGGCAAGCGACACTCGTCAAAAAACACCTGGGCGGACGGAGCCCCCCGAATCCCGAGCTTGTCGTCAGGCGGGCCCACAGTGACACCGGGCGTGTCGAGGGGAACCAAAAAGGCCGAAATGCCCTTGTGCTTGGCAGCGGCGTCGGTGGTGGCGAACACCAAGACCACGTCGGCGACCGGCGCGTTGGTGATGAAGTTCTTCGTGCCCGAGAGCACCCAGCCTTCACCCTGGCGCTTGGCTGACGTCTTCTGGGCGGCCGCGTCCGAGCCGGCCTCCGGCTCCGAGAGGGCATAGCAGCCCAGCTTCCGCCCCGACGCGAGGTGTGACAACCACCCCTGCTGCTGAGACGCGTTGCCGAAACGAAGCAGCGGCTCACAGACCAGGGAGTTGTTCACCGACATGATCACGCCCGTGGAAGCGCAGGCTTTGCTGATCTCCTCGAGCCCCAGAACGTAGCTGAGCGTGTCCATACCGGCCCCGCCGAAGGTTTCGGGCACCGCGATGCCCATCAGCCCCAGGTCACCCATCCGCGCGATGAGCTCTCGGGGGAATCGGTGCTCCTTGTCGATGCGCGCGGCCTGCGGCGCGACCTCTTTGGCGGCGAAGTCGCGGGCGGTGTCGCGAAGCAGCGTTTGCTCAGGCGTTAGCTCGAGATCCACTCTTCGAATTTACCACGGGTGTCGCGCAGCGTCCCGAATCGGCAGGCCGCAAATCCCGCGCGGTTTTCGCAGTCTGAGCCCATGCGTCATCGGCGGCGTGGCGCTCGCGGAGGCGCGGACACCAGCGGAAACGTCCGGGGTGTGAGAAATTGCCAAACGCACGCAAGTTGCTACAAAGCGCCTCCACTGACATCTTTCCTTCGATGCCCGTTCGCCCCATTCTTCGCTTTCCTGACCCGAAACTGCGCGAGCCCTCCGGCCCCGTGACGGAGTTCGGCGAGGCGCTCGCCGCGCTCGTGGCCGACATGACGGACACGATGGTGGAAGCGGAAGGCGCAGGTCTGGCAGCGATTCAGGTTGGTGTGCCACTCCGCTTGTTCATCGTGGACGGTCACGTGGCAGGCGGCGAAGAGGGCGCACCGCCCATCGTGTACGCCAATCCCGAGATCGTGGACCTCTCCGAAGAGTCGCAGATGGGAGACGAAGGCTGTCTCTCCTTCCCGGGGGTCTTCGTGCCGGTCAAGCGCAGCATGCGCGCCAGGATTCGGGCGCAGGACGTCAACGGAAACGTCTTCGAGTCCGAAGGCGTGGCGCTCGTGGCGCGCGCGTTCCAGCACGAGGCTGACCATTTGAACGGTCGCTTGCTCATCGACCTGGTGGGCCCGGTCAAGCGGGAGATCATCAAGCGGAAGATGCGCAAGGAAGCTGCGGCGGACGCCCAAAGCTAACCTGTCTCCCCTCCGGGCACCTCCCATGGCGCGCATCATCGTTTCTCGTTTGACCTTCGTGGGCCACCACGGCGTGAGCGCCCAGGAACGTCAAGAGCCACGCCGCTTCGAGGTCGACGTCGAGGTGGAGGCTTCCGTGGACGCGGCCGAACGAAGCGACGAGCTGCGCGATACGATCGACTACAGCGAGATCTCGGACATCATCATCGGCATCGGGACCGGCGACCCCCATCACCTCCTCGAGTCGCTGGCGCGACAGATGCTGGACGCGCTCACGCAACGCTTTCGCCATGCCCGCGTGGTGCTGGAACTTCGCAAGCTCCACCCTCCCGGGTGCTCGGGTAACCCGGACTACGCGGCCGTCCGTCTCGAGGCGTGACCGTCATGACCGCGGCCACTCCGTCCGCACGCGCCGCGGATGTCAGGTGGGTCGCCGCCGAGTGGGCGCGCGCAGGATTCACTCACGCACATGTCCAGCCGCTCTTCGCCCCGCCGGGCGGAGCGCCGTTGGCAACGACCGATGCCCTTAGCCTCACGCTGTGGCGGACCCGTGTGCCCACGCCGCTTCACGCGATGGTGCGGCTTTGGGTGTTGGGCCACCCTGTCCCGGCGTCCTGGTGTCAGCAGGCTCTGCCCACCTGGCGGGACTGGGCGGCGCGGGGCTGGGTCGAGGCCCGAGATCGCGCAATCGCCCCCTGCGCCTCCGTGTCCTTTCACGACGGCACCCCGCTCGTGGCCGATCCGCCGCACGCAAAGCCCGAGGCTGACCACGTCATGGGCGCCACCACCGCCACCTTGCTGCTCGAGCGTTGTCTGCTGCCGGGGCCGCACCTCGAGACGCTCGACCTCGGAACCGGAAGCGGCTTGCTGGCCCTGAGGCTCGCAGCCTCATCGCCGCACGTGACCGCAACGGACGTCAACCCCCGCGCACTGGCCTACGCCCGGCTCAACACACGCCTGGCCAAGGCCTCCCACGTGCGCATCGTGCACGGCAATGGTTTTTCAGGTCTGCGGCCGAGCGGCGGCTTCGACTTGGTCGTGGGGAACTTACCCTTCGTGTTGTCACCGGAGCGTCGCTTCGTGTACAGGGACGGCACGCCCCTCGAAGGTACGCACGACAGCGGCCCCGACACGTTGACCGCGGCCCTCGTGCAGCAGGTGGGCAAGCACCTGTGTGCGGGAGGCTTTGCGCAGTTCCTCGTGCAATGGCCACACCCGGCGGACTTGGTAGATGCAGGTAACCCTGCAGCGATCGGGCGGGCGGAAGAAAACCACCTGGCGGGCTGGCTGTCCGGCAACGGCTGCCACGCACTTTTCTGGCGCTTCGGGAGCCAGACGCTCGAGGCACACGCTCTCACGTGGAGCGCCGGCGCGGCACGAGACACGGCCAGCGCCCGCGTGCGCCGCATCGGACGGTGGATCACTGGACTGCGCGCGGCCGGCGTCGGCGCGGTGAGCACAGGGCTCGTCACGTTGAAGCGCAGCGACGAGGGGGACCGTCCGTTCATGCGCCTCGAAGACGTCGATCCCCCCCAAGCGCCTTGCGGCGCGGCCTTGAAGGACCGCTTCGAGATGTGGGTTCGCGCGAGCCGCCGCGGGCCCCGCAAGAAGAAAAACGCCTTCCCTTAACCAGGGCTCTCGCCGGCCTTGCGGGTAGCCCGGGCTTTGCGCGCGCGGCGCGCACGGCGATCCTTTTGCCGCCGGAGACGCTGCGCCTCCCGATCCGCGGGCGTATCCCCAGGGTGAAGCTGTGCTTCGATACGCTCGCAGAGCCATCGGCGCGCGAAGAAGCGGTTGAGCCCCTGGGAACGTTCCTGCTGGCACTTGACGGCAATGCCCGAAGGCAGGTGCACCAGCACCACGCACGTGGCCACCTTGTTCACGTTTTGCCCTCCGTGCCCACGAGCGTGCACGAAGCTTTCCTCGAGATCAGCCTCCTTGAGGCCCAGCTTCTCCATGCGCGCGCGCAGGGCGTGCTCTTTTTCAGGTGAGACGGGGAACAAGGCCTGACCCCGTCCTACCAGAGACGCCGGCGACCCCGCACCTCGGCGGCGTGATGTGCGCCGTCAGGGAAGCTCAGCTTCATCGTCTTCGCTTGCGACCACATCGTCCCAGAACAGATCCCACGCTTCGCTCGTGGATGTGAGGGCAATGGCCAGCCCGGCATTCGCCAAGCCTCGGCCCGCCTCTCCCAGGCTGGTGAAGCAACGCACCACGACGCCTACCGCCAGGATCGGATCGCCCTTCGGCCCCGTGACGCGGATGCGCAGCAGCGTGCCCACGGGGCGAAGCTCTGGCGTGGCGGCGAACAACCCCCCCCGGCTCACGTCGACCGTGCGTGCGGGAAACTTGGTGCGGCGATCCGTGAGCTCCAGCCGAACCTGAACAGGGTTGCGCCGCGACGCGCGACGGTCTTGAGGATTGGCAGACATTTGGCGCATGGGGGGGGAAACCGGTCCTGCCCGCTAACTTCGACATAGACGTCGACGGAATTGAGAACTTTGGCCCGATAAAGCGACCGAAGCAACCGGGGCGGCCGGGGATCGAGACCAGGTAGCCCCGCCAACGGACACCAAAAGGCGCCCTAACCTGATTGGGTGTTCAGGGCGCCGAAGGGAGGTCGGCTTGCGCAAGCGTCCGAGCCGTCACCGGCTCGCCCGAGAGCACGGCGGCAAGAAAGGCCTTGGCCTCGTCCGACCAAACGTCGCCAAAGGCCTGCGCATACACCACGGCCTCGTCCTTGGAGCCGGGGACGGCCAAAGCGGGGTTGTCCACCCGGCTCCGGACCTGACCCAAGATGGCAGGCCCCAGATGGGCGTTCGATGCGACAGCGGCTTCCAGGGCCATGCGCGCGCCCTCGGTGTCTCCCGAAAGAAAGCGCGCGAGCGACAGGCCCATGTGCGCGCGCCCTGCAGCGGCAGGGAAGGCTGCGGCGGCCTCGAGCAGGGGCACGGCTTCGGCGGGGCGCGACAGCTTCACGAGGGCCTTGGCAGCCACGAGTCGCGCTTCCGTACCCACGGGGCCCGCGTCGATTCCGTAGACTGCCGCCAAGGTGCTCTGCGCGGTCTCGTACTCTCCGTCGTCGTACGCAAGGCAGCCGAGAGCATGGCTCGCACGAATGAAGGACTGAGCGTCGGGGCGCGAAAACGCATCGGTCACACCCTCGGCCTTCAGTTTGCTCGCGACGTCACTTTGGCGAGCAATCGCGTCGTTGAAGCGCTCGACCGCAGCGACCTTGTCACCTTGAGACAGCTTCGCCATGCCCACGCCCACCACCGCGTCCACCAGCGAAGCGTCGAGTGCGAGGGCTTCGTTGAACTTCTTCTCCGCGGCGCCGGGCCGTCGCTGCTCGAACAAACGCCACCCCGCCACCAAGGCTGCGCGCGCATCGGGCGTCACGGGAGCCGGAGCCATCGCGGCTTCATCGTCCCGCAGATGGCACTTTTTGTACTTCTTTCCCGAGCCACAAGGACACAGATCATTGCGGCTGGTGCTTTCGAGACGTTGCTTGGCTTCGGCGTTCGAGGGGGTATCGCTCATGGTGAAAAATCCGAGGGCTCACACCATAGCACCCCTTGCCCGCGTTTTAGCGCGTGAGCGATCGTGAATCGCGCGCTCAGCGCGCGCGGCCAGGGCCCATTTTGTTCACCTCGAGCTGAAGCTCCGCCAGCGTGGCCTTGTCGACGTCGACGAGCCGGATGCCGAGTCGCTTTTCGTGTTTCGCGACCACTTTTCCCATGCCCGCGAACAAAGACTGGCCGCTCAAGCTCACGAGGGAGACCTCGAACTGAGTTCCGAGCGGCACGTCTTCGGTGCCTGGAATGACGAAGCCCCCGAGCCGTATGTTCAGCAGCGGGTTGTAAACGAAATAGCCCGCCGTCGCAGGGTTGATTTGCACCTGGAGCAAACGGCCGGAAAACACCACACCGTCGGCAACGGGCGTGGCGCCTGCGAGGCCGTGCAGAGCCTCGGCGGCCGAGGGATCCGTCAGCTCGGGCGCGACCGTGGGCTGTTTACCCTCACGGGTGTTGACGTCGACGATCCGCTCGATGAGCGCACGGCTCGCGTCGTCGAGGCGTATGAACCGAACCCCCGCTCCCGCGGGGTGTTGGCTCACGCGGACGACCTCGGCCGTACCCCGCAGCAAGGCGAAGCCATCCGCGAGAGAAAACTCGAACTCCATCTCCTGACCAACCGTCAACGGCTCTGCCGTGGCGACGAACATGCCTGAGCGGCTGACGTTCACCGATTGCGTCTCGACGAAGTCGATGATGCTCTGGAAGCGAAACCGAACGGGAACCACCACTCCCGCCCGTGCGCCCGCTCGCGGGTCGCGGCCGGAACCCACGGGTGGTGGCCGGTCGCTCATCTCGGGTTACCCCTGCGGGACGTACTCAGCCGGACCCTTGCCACCGTCACCAAAGAAGAACTGTTCCGCCTGCTCGAGCAAAATCTGCTGCCCCTGGGGGGACGTGAGGTCGAGCCGGTACTCGTTGACGATGCGCTTCGAGAATTCGACCCACTCCATCCACGCCTGCTGAGAGACGGTATCGAAAATGCGCTGACCGAGCTCGTTGTTAAACGGCTTGTAGGCCATGCCAGGAAGCTCCTGGCCCAATTTTGCGCATGTGACGATTCGTGGCATTGCGAGTCGAAGGCTCCGACGAAAAAAGGTCCCGAGCACCCGTGCAGCTGGTTACCGTTGCTCCCTTCCGGGCCTGGCGGGTTTCGCCGGCATTACGCCGCCCGGGACCAGGGCGTATTAGTGTCACACATCCGCAGGGTCCGCCAGCCCTCGTCAGGTCCTTTTTTGCGCTTCGGCGCCGGAGCCTTGTCGCGCAGGGGCCCGCGAGTACGCCTACCGCGCCGGCTCACGGCCCTGCACACGACGAGCGCCCGCGCATGCCGCGTCTCGCGCTGTCTACCGGAGGAGAGAGAGGGATTCGAACCCTCGGTACCTCGCGGTACACACGATTTCCAATCGTGCCCCTTCGACCACTCGGGCACCTCTCCAAACCACCTCGCCGCCGCCACCTTATTCAGTTTTCGTCGAGGAGAGGGAGGGATTCGAACCCCCGTTTGGCGTTAACCAAAACCTGATTTCGAATCAGGCGCCTTCAACCAGCTCGGCCACCTCTCCAGAGACCCGCGCCACACCGTGGCCCGGGACTCGAACGTATGCCCCGGGGAAGGGCTGGTCGTCAAGAGTCTGCATGCGCCGTTTTTCACATCCGGGGGCCCGCCCGGCGAGCCGCCGGCTCGGGGACGCACCGAGAGCCTGCTCACGGACGAGGGGCCGGTCTTTGGAGAGCGCGCGGCTCCGAAGCCGCACCCGCGGGTCTCGGGTG
Coding sequences within:
- a CDS encoding sodium-dependent transporter, yielding MSPSKPARPASDAKEGWGSRLGVILAVAGSAVGLGNFLRFPGQAVQNGGGAFMVPYFLALVLVGIPIGWMEWTLARYGGRKGFHSAPGILGVAGRGRVARYLGVLGVLIPVVIAMYYVLIESWCLRYFVDYARGAIDLGSDPVHYIDNSRAFFTRITGADDDGLLRKDGTLHGSVVFWLITLLVNLVFVWRGLSKGIELFCRLAMPVMAVAAVIVLVRVLTLGTPDPLHPERNVVAGLGFMWNPDFSKLRLFDTWLAAAGQIFFSLSVGFGVIINYASYLRKEDDVILSGLTAAATNEVFEVGFGGLITITAAFIFLGASGATGSSFGIGFNTLPVVFEHMGAAGRVTGAVWFFMLFLAAITSSLSMLQPAIAFLHEALGMPRPRAVLWLGLLVFTGSLWVIYYSKDLKALDTMDFWVGTFLIFVMAGVQAVIFSWVMGVDRGMAEAHLGAQIRIPRVFRYVFRYVTPAFLLVIFIGFSVQSLPASVKAVLSSAVAAKTTLFVLGIAALLAALVRVGERKWRHEGLDLDGRLSADEEAR
- a CDS encoding AgmX/PglI C-terminal domain-containing protein — its product is MGDADEPSGDEVSIAQEKGVLETTDVEDVLEQHVPAFTACYGRAGNAQRYVEGQVLLRIFVAGDGSVSDVHIVENSLGNYAIESCLADEARAIAFPAPQGGKPTDLEYPLQFRSTREIAVTEWPNTSTLPQIADALATLRPCVPLSAAPVETVLYIEPSGAVGSAGFVSAKPIEREAATCVTERMRTWRLAGEPGHVLRTRFDLVVPPKGLATLSAKARAKPRKPLRGRRGSARR
- a CDS encoding AgmX/PglI C-terminal domain-containing protein; the protein is MHARSGQVLEVVLRRWPVLGGGLSSFVAGASLALTLGACASTPPPSEEPTYRLVRNDPQQPQQGGLPADKQADVRLVLQQREPTVLKCYQDELNQRQDRSFQGNVTVLIRLAPNAPAGVRILKSSLNSPEVDQCLVKKIEEFEFPEVDQEGEVQNEFVFRPAY
- a CDS encoding acyl-CoA dehydrogenase, translating into MDLELTPEQTLLRDTARDFAAKEVAPQAARIDKEHRFPRELIARMGDLGLMGIAVPETFGGAGMDTLSYVLGLEEISKACASTGVIMSVNNSLVCEPLLRFGNASQQQGWLSHLASGRKLGCYALSEPEAGSDAAAQKTSAKRQGEGWVLSGTKNFITNAPVADVVLVFATTDAAAKHKGISAFLVPLDTPGVTVGPPDDKLGIRGAPSAQVFFDECRLPADALVGAEGEGFKIAMTTLDGGRIGIAAQAVGIAQAAFEAATRYAVERKTFGKPIAEHQAIQFKLADMSTEIDAARMLLWRAAVTKDEGARFSKEAAMAKVFASEVANRVAKEAVQVFGGYGYLTDYPVERHFRDAKITEIYEGTSEIQRLVIAAALLKD
- the def gene encoding peptide deformylase — its product is MPVRPILRFPDPKLREPSGPVTEFGEALAALVADMTDTMVEAEGAGLAAIQVGVPLRLFIVDGHVAGGEEGAPPIVYANPEIVDLSEESQMGDEGCLSFPGVFVPVKRSMRARIRAQDVNGNVFESEGVALVARAFQHEADHLNGRLLIDLVGPVKREIIKRKMRKEAAADAQS
- the folB gene encoding dihydroneopterin aldolase, whose amino-acid sequence is MARIIVSRLTFVGHHGVSAQERQEPRRFEVDVEVEASVDAAERSDELRDTIDYSEISDIIIGIGTGDPHHLLESLARQMLDALTQRFRHARVVLELRKLHPPGCSGNPDYAAVRLEA
- a CDS encoding class I SAM-dependent methyltransferase, whose translation is MTAATPSARAADVRWVAAEWARAGFTHAHVQPLFAPPGGAPLATTDALSLTLWRTRVPTPLHAMVRLWVLGHPVPASWCQQALPTWRDWAARGWVEARDRAIAPCASVSFHDGTPLVADPPHAKPEADHVMGATTATLLLERCLLPGPHLETLDLGTGSGLLALRLAASSPHVTATDVNPRALAYARLNTRLAKASHVRIVHGNGFSGLRPSGGFDLVVGNLPFVLSPERRFVYRDGTPLEGTHDSGPDTLTAALVQQVGKHLCAGGFAQFLVQWPHPADLVDAGNPAAIGRAEENHLAGWLSGNGCHALFWRFGSQTLEAHALTWSAGAARDTASARVRRIGRWITGLRAAGVGAVSTGLVTLKRSDEGDRPFMRLEDVDPPQAPCGAALKDRFEMWVRASRRGPRKKKNAFP
- a CDS encoding peptide chain release factor-like protein, which encodes MFPVSPEKEHALRARMEKLGLKEADLEESFVHARGHGGQNVNKVATCVVLVHLPSGIAVKCQQERSQGLNRFFARRWLCERIEAQLHPGDTPADREAQRLRRQKDRRARRARKARATRKAGESPG
- a CDS encoding PilZ domain-containing protein; protein product: MSANPQDRRASRRNPVQVRLELTDRRTKFPARTVDVSRGGLFAATPELRPVGTLLRIRVTGPKGDPILAVGVVVRCFTSLGEAGRGLANAGLAIALTSTSEAWDLFWDDVVASEDDEAELP
- a CDS encoding SEC-C domain-containing protein translates to MSDTPSNAEAKQRLESTSRNDLCPCGSGKKYKKCHLRDDEAAMAPAPVTPDARAALVAGWRLFEQRRPGAAEKKFNEALALDASLVDAVVGVGMAKLSQGDKVAAVERFNDAIARQSDVASKLKAEGVTDAFSRPDAQSFIRASHALGCLAYDDGEYETAQSTLAAVYGIDAGPVGTEARLVAAKALVKLSRPAEAVPLLEAAAAFPAAAGRAHMGLSLARFLSGDTEGARMALEAAVASNAHLGPAILGQVRSRVDNPALAVPGSKDEAVVYAQAFGDVWSDEAKAFLAAVLSGEPVTARTLAQADLPSAP
- a CDS encoding PilZ domain-containing protein; the protein is MSDRPPPVGSGRDPRAGARAGVVVPVRFRFQSIIDFVETQSVNVSRSGMFVATAEPLTVGQEMEFEFSLADGFALLRGTAEVVRVSQHPAGAGVRFIRLDDASRALIERIVDVNTREGKQPTVAPELTDPSAAEALHGLAGATPVADGVVFSGRLLQVQINPATAGYFVYNPLLNIRLGGFVIPGTEDVPLGTQFEVSLVSLSGQSLFAGMGKVVAKHEKRLGIRLVDVDKATLAELQLEVNKMGPGRAR
- a CDS encoding oxidative damage protection protein yields the protein MPRIVTCAKLGQELPGMAYKPFNNELGQRIFDTVSQQAWMEWVEFSKRIVNEYRLDLTSPQGQQILLEQAEQFFFGDGGKGPAEYVPQG